A genome region from Canis lupus dingo isolate Sandy chromosome 7, ASM325472v2, whole genome shotgun sequence includes the following:
- the LOC112648003 gene encoding dnaJ homolog subfamily A member 1-like, with protein MQIRIHQIGPGMVQQIQSVCMECQGHGERISPKDSCKSCNGRKIVREKKILEVHIDKGMKDGQKITFHGEGDQEPGLEPGDIIIVLDQKDHAVFTRRGEDLFMCMDIQLVEALCGFQKPISTLDNRTIVITSHPGQIVKHGDIKCVLNEGMPIYRRPYEKGRLIIEFKVNFPENGFLSPDKLSLLEKLLPERKEVEETDEMDQVELVDFDPNQERRRHYNGEAYEDDEHHPRGGVQCQTS; from the coding sequence ATGCAAATAAGAATTCATCAGATAGGACCTGGAATGGTTCAGCAAATTCAGTCTGTGTGCATGGAGTGCCAGGGCCATGGGGAACGGATCAGTCCTAAAGATAGTTGTAAAAGCTGCAACGGAAGGAAGATAGTTCGAGAGAAGAAGATTCTAGAAGTGCATATTGACAAAGGCATGAAAGATGGCCAGAAGATAACATTCCATGGTGAGGGAGACCAAGAACCAGGACTGGAACCAGGagatattatcattgttttagatCAGAAGGACCATGCTGTTTTTACTCGACGAGGagaagatcttttcatgtgtatggaTATACAGCTGGTTGAAGCCCTGTGTGGCTTTCAAAAGCCAATATCTACTCTTGACAACCGAACCATCGTCATCACCTCTCATCCAGGTCAGATTGTCAAGCATGGGGATATCAAGTGTGTGCTAAATGAAGGCATGCCAATTTATCGTAGACCATATGAGAAGGGTCGCCTAATCATCGAATTTAAGGTAAACTTCCCCGAGAAcggctttctctctcctgataaactttctttgctggaaaaactcctacctgagaggaaggaagtagaagagaCTGATGAAATGGACCAGGTAGAACTTGTGGACTTTGATCCCAATCAGGAGAGACGGCGCCATTACAATGGGGAAGCATATGAGGATGATGAACATCATCCTAGGGGTGGTGTTCAGTGTCAGACTTCTTAA